The proteins below come from a single Metarhizium brunneum chromosome 1, complete sequence genomic window:
- the mrpl38 gene encoding mitochondrial 54S ribosomal protein uL14m, translated as MIQLKTMLNCIDNSGAALVECALVVGQKRHARIGDRIVVVVQEQRGASSSGMAGISAAAKVKRGDIRHAVVVRTRYPTQRRDGSVVRFDDNACVLLNKSGDPVGSRINGVVGAELKRKKWSKILSMAPMQA; from the exons atgATTCAATTAAAG ACGATGCTTAACTGCATCGACAACTCgggcgccgccctcgtcgaaTGCGCCCTGGTCGTTGGTCAAAAGCGGCATGCTCGCATAG GTGACCGgatcgtcgttgtcgtccaGGAACAAAGAGGTGCTTCGTCCTCTGGTATGGCGGGCATCtcagccgccgccaaggtcaAACGCGGCGATATTCGACACGCCGTTGTAGTGCGAACCAGATACCCTACTCAGCGACGTGACGGATCCGTGGTCCGCTTCGACGACAATGCGTGCGTCTTGCTCAACAAGTCTGGCGATCCGGTGGGATCACGAATCAATGGTGTCGTTGGCGCAGagttgaagaggaagaagtgGAGCAAGATTTTGTCCATGGCGCCTATGCAAGCATAA
- the RPB9 gene encoding DNA-directed RNA polymerase II subunit RPB9, with protein sequence MATPQSTTSYEDSGSKKLEQITFRFCSECSNMLYPKEDEDAHKLQFTCRTCQYTEEAQSTCVFRNVLNNSAGETAGVTQDVGSDPTVSHVPRVICLYCGCPVFCYICGDLAADMTAPRREEEKDNEAEMEWTSLSQFVPLDGYDDPFAEYDEELMDEAEDEVYTPTSSDFNSVANSESGLSDYHVRTITC encoded by the coding sequence ATGGCCACTCCCCAGTCGACAACCTCATACGAAGACTCTGGCTCCAAGAAGCTCGAGCAGATTACCTTTCGATTCTGTTCAGAATGCTCCAACATGTTATACCCcaaggaagatgaagacgcgCACAAATTGCAATTCACCTGCCGAACGTGCCAGTACACTGAAGAAGCCCAGTCTACCTGTGTGTTCCGCAATGTCCTGAATAACTCTGCTGGCGAAACTGCCGGTGTGACCCAGGATGTTGGATCTGATCCAACGGTTAGTCATGTCCCGCGTGTCATCTGCTTATATTGCGGCTGCCCTGTTTTTTGCTATATCTGTGGGGATTTGGCAGCAGATATGACTGCACCTCGAcgggaggaagagaaggataATGAGGCAGAGATGGAATGGACCAGCCTGAGCCAATTTGTCCCATTGGACGGTTACGATGATCCTTTTGCCGAGTACGACGAAGAACTCATGGACGAAGCCGAGGACGAAGTCTACACCCCTACCTCGTCTGATTTCAATTCTGTTGCGAATTCGGAGTCAGGTCTCTCAGACTACCACGTCAGGACCATTACGTGTTGA
- the ssp-1 gene encoding Peptidyl-prolyl cis-trans isomerase ssp-1 encodes MADTGLPPNWEVRHSNSKNLPYYFNSVEKVSRWEPPQGTDTEKLKHYMGAHHSAGSRPGAVPGVPDGKIRAAHLLVKHKDSRRPSSWRESEITRSKDDAMEVIKAHEAKIKSGAISLGDLAPTESDCSSARKRGDLGYFGRGDMQKEFEDAAFALKPGEMSGVVETASGLHLIERLE; translated from the exons ATG GCTGATACAGGTCTCCCCCCCAACTGGGAGGTGCGCCACTCCAATTCCAAGAATCTCCCATACTACTTCAACTCTGTCGAAAAAGTCTCCCGCTGGGAACCGCCGCAAGGCACCGACACCGAGAAGCTAAAGCACTACATGGGAGCCCACCACAGCGCCGGCTCGCGGCCCGGCGCGGTGCCAGGTGTTCCTGACGGCAAGATTCGCGCCGCACACTTGTTGGTGAAGCACAAGGATAGCAGACGGCCTAGCAGTTGGCGAGAA TCTGAAATTACACGCTCCAAGGACGACGCTATGGAAGTCATCAAGGCCCACGAAGCAAAAATTAAGTCTGGCGCCATTTCTCTTGGCGATTTGGCCCCTACCGAGTCGGATTGCTCGTCTGCCCGTAAGCGCGGCGACCTGGGCTACTTTGGCCGTGGGGATATGCAGAAGGAGTTTGAGGATGCGGCCTTTGCGCTTAAGCCTGGCGAGATgagcggcgtcgtcgagacGGCCAGTGGGTTGCATCTGATTGAGAG ATTGGAGTAG